The following are encoded in a window of Roseimaritima ulvae genomic DNA:
- a CDS encoding methyl-accepting chemotaxis protein, which yields MRIVYKLLLATVLPSALIWLVGIYATSVSQRSLRNAIEATSARRAREVMDEIDWIIQTRTTNWQAYLRSELVRQTLRDSNQQILQLGDPAAIIETRDQQWQATPEGSETEWMRELTSNALARDLQTRLVELDQRAGYPVFGEVFLTNRFGGNVAQTSRTSDYRQDDERWWQLAVQEGVYIGDVDFDDSAGLYSIDICLRVAEDDGSLLGVVKAVMNIREVLDIIDDADNGQQPDSQLLLFNRQHEIIRKTNVESAPLTDGNAYFADVKFAAGANEATVNLRDPDSGEELLGAFAVSRGHGEYSGMGWVLLDARKDSDVFAPVNQLRNRIIFISLLATITVGLVGWFLARSITRPIGEVLDGTERIGKGDLDYRISVRSGDEIGKLAGAFNDMAGNLQEMVEHLKLKEDELKEQNETLQAQSQTLATQDEMLVAQAERSKLFEAIRDAVRRLNDASDDILATTTAQARGSLDQASAVSQTASTVHEVAQIADQTASRANQLVGDARQAQAAAETGREAMAKSIDAIRSVQSQVESTAQTIVLLAERAAAIGEITATVNDIAEQTNVLALNAAVEASRAGEHGQGFAVVASEVKMLAGQSKEATAQVRKILSQILDATHDAVKSSEKGTQLVQTAEKVSAETGDLVNRLLATISSSAHTATQISGSASQQATGTLQWREAMQSIESVAADNVEALKHIEQSAADLSRLSSELAKLTAE from the coding sequence CTGGTCGGTATCTACGCGACCAGTGTTAGCCAACGCAGTTTGCGGAACGCCATCGAAGCGACTTCCGCGCGGCGGGCTCGCGAAGTGATGGATGAGATCGACTGGATCATCCAGACGCGTACGACCAACTGGCAAGCTTATCTGCGCAGCGAGTTGGTTCGCCAAACCCTCCGCGATTCGAACCAGCAGATCCTTCAGTTGGGCGACCCGGCGGCAATCATCGAAACACGTGACCAGCAGTGGCAAGCCACGCCCGAAGGTAGCGAAACCGAGTGGATGCGGGAGTTGACCAGCAATGCACTGGCACGCGACCTGCAAACCCGTCTGGTCGAACTGGACCAGCGGGCGGGGTACCCGGTGTTTGGCGAAGTCTTTTTGACGAATCGCTTTGGCGGCAACGTGGCGCAAACCAGTCGCACCTCGGACTACCGTCAGGACGACGAACGGTGGTGGCAGTTAGCCGTTCAAGAAGGTGTGTATATCGGCGACGTAGACTTCGACGATAGTGCTGGGCTGTATTCCATCGACATCTGTTTGCGGGTCGCCGAAGATGACGGCAGCTTGCTGGGCGTCGTCAAAGCGGTAATGAATATCCGCGAGGTGCTGGACATAATCGATGACGCGGACAACGGTCAGCAACCCGACAGCCAGCTGCTCTTATTTAACCGCCAACACGAAATCATCCGTAAGACCAACGTCGAGTCGGCGCCGTTAACCGATGGCAATGCCTACTTTGCCGATGTCAAGTTTGCCGCCGGCGCCAACGAAGCCACAGTCAACCTGCGTGATCCCGACAGCGGTGAGGAACTGTTGGGTGCGTTTGCGGTGTCGCGAGGTCACGGCGAATACTCGGGGATGGGCTGGGTGCTCTTGGACGCTCGTAAAGACTCCGACGTTTTTGCTCCCGTCAATCAGCTTCGCAACCGCATCATCTTTATTTCGCTGTTGGCCACCATCACCGTGGGTTTGGTCGGCTGGTTTCTGGCTCGTTCGATCACGCGGCCGATCGGAGAGGTTTTGGATGGTACGGAGCGTATTGGTAAAGGCGATTTGGATTACCGGATCTCGGTTCGCAGTGGAGACGAAATCGGCAAATTGGCGGGCGCGTTTAACGATATGGCTGGCAACCTGCAGGAGATGGTCGAACACCTGAAGCTGAAAGAGGATGAGCTGAAGGAGCAAAACGAAACGCTGCAGGCTCAGAGCCAAACGCTGGCTACTCAGGATGAGATGCTGGTGGCCCAGGCCGAACGCAGCAAATTGTTCGAGGCAATCCGTGATGCGGTGCGACGACTGAACGATGCCAGCGACGACATTTTGGCCACCACCACCGCGCAGGCTCGCGGTTCGTTGGATCAAGCCAGCGCGGTTTCGCAAACGGCCAGCACGGTTCACGAAGTCGCCCAGATCGCCGACCAAACGGCCAGTCGAGCCAATCAGTTGGTCGGGGATGCAAGGCAAGCCCAAGCGGCCGCGGAAACGGGCCGGGAAGCGATGGCCAAGTCGATCGACGCCATTCGCTCGGTGCAGTCTCAGGTGGAATCGACTGCTCAAACCATCGTGCTATTGGCCGAACGAGCCGCCGCGATCGGCGAAATTACAGCAACCGTCAATGACATCGCCGAACAAACCAACGTGTTGGCCCTGAACGCCGCGGTGGAAGCTTCGCGGGCTGGCGAGCATGGACAAGGGTTTGCGGTGGTTGCCAGCGAAGTCAAAATGCTGGCCGGACAATCCAAAGAAGCCACCGCTCAGGTGCGAAAAATTCTCAGCCAAATCCTGGACGCCACTCACGACGCGGTAAAGTCCAGTGAGAAAGGCACCCAGCTGGTGCAAACGGCCGAGAAAGTATCCGCGGAAACGGGCGATCTGGTGAACCGCTTGCTGGCCACGATCAGCAGTTCCGCCCACACCGCCACCCAGATCTCCGGGTCGGCCAGCCAACAAGCCACCGGGACGTTGCAGTGGCGGGAAGCCATGCAGAGCATCGAATCGGTCGCGGCCGATAACGTCGAAGCCCTCAAACACATCGAACAGTCGGCGGCCGACCTCAGTCGATTGAGCAGCGAACTGGCCAAGCTGACCGCCGAGTAG
- a CDS encoding DUF1501 domain-containing protein yields the protein MFARNDATSRRHFLATNAMSLGSVALACLLKQDNAVASSEKLKPLAHSYTLEPKPPQHPPRANAMISLWMQGGPSHIDMFDPKPTLDKYDGKTFPGQIKYDNAAQASSKVLASPWKFQPRGQCGTELSELVPHLANVVDDICLIRSMQTGVNNHGQSIQAMNTGQILTGRPVLGSWLTYGLGCETQDLPAFVALIDPGQLPVMGVENWTNGYLPSLYQGTVVRPTEPRIMNLTPPARLKGDAQARYLRYLEQLNQEHLQNHPGELDLEARIASYELAAKMQTSAKEALDLSQESAATKRMYGCDNPESKDFAERCLIARRLVERGVRCVQVFTDNQRWDNHNSIRSGLPKACKRVDQPSAALVADLKQRGLLDTTLVHWGGEMGRLPVIQNDAGAAKVGRDHNTHGFSMWLAGGGVRGGMTFGSTDEFGHKAIENPVNHFDYHATLLHLFGLDPEQLVFTQNNQQRSLLQGKGRVVHEILG from the coding sequence ATGTTTGCTCGCAATGATGCCACTTCGCGTCGCCACTTTTTGGCGACCAACGCGATGAGTCTGGGCAGCGTCGCGCTCGCTTGTCTGCTGAAACAGGACAATGCGGTTGCCAGTTCGGAGAAACTGAAACCATTAGCGCACAGCTATACGCTGGAGCCCAAACCACCGCAGCACCCGCCGCGGGCCAACGCTATGATCTCGTTGTGGATGCAGGGCGGTCCCAGCCACATCGACATGTTCGACCCCAAACCGACGCTGGATAAGTACGACGGGAAAACCTTTCCGGGACAGATTAAATACGACAACGCCGCCCAAGCCAGTTCCAAGGTGCTGGCCAGCCCCTGGAAGTTCCAGCCGCGCGGGCAATGCGGAACCGAACTGTCCGAACTGGTACCGCATTTGGCCAACGTCGTCGACGACATTTGCTTGATCCGTTCGATGCAAACCGGGGTCAACAATCACGGCCAATCCATCCAAGCTATGAACACCGGACAGATCTTGACCGGCCGGCCCGTGCTGGGCAGCTGGTTGACCTATGGGCTGGGCTGTGAAACGCAAGACCTGCCCGCATTTGTCGCGCTGATCGATCCCGGCCAGTTGCCGGTGATGGGGGTGGAGAATTGGACCAACGGCTACCTACCTTCGCTGTATCAAGGCACCGTGGTTCGGCCTACCGAACCGCGAATCATGAACCTCACGCCGCCGGCCAGGCTCAAAGGCGATGCCCAAGCAAGGTACCTGCGGTACCTGGAACAGTTGAACCAAGAACATCTGCAAAACCATCCCGGTGAACTGGATTTGGAAGCCCGCATCGCCAGTTATGAATTGGCTGCCAAGATGCAAACTTCCGCCAAAGAAGCGCTCGACCTCAGCCAGGAATCAGCGGCGACCAAACGCATGTACGGCTGCGACAACCCGGAGTCCAAAGATTTTGCCGAACGTTGTCTGATCGCTCGCCGCCTGGTCGAACGCGGCGTCCGCTGCGTGCAGGTGTTCACCGACAATCAACGCTGGGACAATCACAACAGTATCCGCAGCGGGCTGCCAAAGGCTTGCAAACGCGTCGATCAACCTTCGGCCGCCCTCGTCGCCGACCTCAAACAACGCGGCTTGCTGGACACCACTCTGGTGCACTGGGGTGGTGAAATGGGACGCCTGCCGGTAATTCAAAATGACGCCGGCGCGGCCAAGGTCGGTCGCGATCACAACACCCACGGCTTTAGTATGTGGCTGGCCGGTGGTGGCGTACGAGGCGGCATGACGTTTGGCAGCACTGACGAATTCGGCCACAAGGCAATCGAAAATCCGGTGAACCACTTCGACTACCACGCTACCTTGCTGCACCTGTTCGGATTGGATCCCGAGCAACTGGTGTTTACGCAAAACAACCAACAGCGCTCGTTGCTGCAGGGTAAGGGCCGCGTGGTCCACGAAATCCTGGGCTGA
- a CDS encoding PSD1 and planctomycete cytochrome C domain-containing protein, translated as MLARSLCCCLLGALLPWLSATTHAAKPAVAAEQLTYERDVRPILKTHCFHCHGEAGVREGGLDLRLRRLIAAGGDSGEALVPGHADESLLWQRVRDGDMPPEDVPLRLTADELATLEQWIADGAIATQAEPDDLNPDNYITAQERSYWAFQPVQRSPVPEVPDASSAETPIDRFILARQQPAGLTLSPQADAATLIRRVTFDLLGVPPTPAEVQAFVNDARPDAYPRLLERLLASPLYGQRWGRHWLDVAGYADSEGYATEDPLRPHAYRYRDYVIDSFNQDKPFDQFVVEQLAGDELLTPPLKNLNAEQTEKLVATGFLRMAPDGTGIGGVDKALASNEVMVKTIEIVSTSLLGLTVGCAQCHNHRYDPITQEDYYAFRAIFEPALNPKKWSPPAKRKISLYTDADRAKAAELEVEAKKILAQRTVKQNEFIEATVQRELAKLDEALRGPLAEARKTPAKDRTAEQKQLLKEHPSVNVTAGSLYLYDRKAADALKKMADQAAAVRAKKPTEGFVRAVWEPQDQPPAETFVFFRGDHEQPTTVVPPRELTVLAASDSPDVPVDDAQRPTSGRRLAYARWLTSGQHPLFARVIVNRIWMQHFGRGLVPTPADFGALGVAPTHPQLLDWLADEFAANGWSVKHLHRLIVLSNTYRQSSQRHAEGDRIDADNQLYWRMPVRRLDAESLRDTVLAVAGDLNLKAGGPAVPVMANKVGQFVIGKENLNAGRPGAVLPMHNEDLRRSVFVQVRRSRPLSVMAPFDLPRMEPNCTSRSSSTVSPQSLMLMNSPFVLDASQRFARRLQREAGDSLADQITLAWQLAFSTTPSDEQVTQAVAFVEAQTVHFAADPLVAPKGQAAMEPAVEAMTSFCQALFSSNHFLYVD; from the coding sequence ATGCTTGCACGATCGCTCTGTTGTTGTTTGCTCGGAGCTCTGCTGCCGTGGTTGTCCGCCACCACGCATGCAGCGAAACCAGCCGTTGCCGCGGAGCAGCTCACTTACGAACGCGACGTGCGGCCGATCCTGAAAACACATTGTTTTCACTGCCATGGGGAAGCCGGTGTACGCGAGGGAGGTTTGGACCTGCGACTGCGACGCTTGATCGCCGCGGGGGGAGATTCCGGCGAGGCGCTGGTGCCGGGGCATGCCGACGAAAGCCTGTTGTGGCAGCGGGTGCGGGATGGCGACATGCCGCCCGAAGATGTTCCGCTGCGACTGACGGCCGACGAGCTGGCCACGCTCGAGCAATGGATCGCCGACGGTGCGATCGCCACGCAAGCCGAACCGGATGACTTAAACCCGGACAACTACATCACGGCCCAAGAGCGTTCCTACTGGGCTTTCCAACCAGTCCAGCGATCGCCGGTGCCGGAAGTACCCGACGCCTCGTCCGCCGAAACGCCCATCGATCGTTTCATCCTGGCCCGGCAACAACCGGCGGGGTTGACGCTGTCACCGCAGGCCGATGCCGCCACGCTGATCCGGCGCGTGACCTTTGATCTGTTGGGCGTTCCGCCCACTCCCGCCGAAGTCCAAGCCTTCGTCAACGACGCCCGCCCCGATGCTTACCCGCGTTTGCTCGAGCGTTTGCTGGCGTCTCCGCTGTATGGTCAACGCTGGGGTCGGCATTGGCTGGACGTGGCCGGCTATGCCGATTCCGAAGGCTACGCGACAGAAGATCCGCTTCGGCCCCACGCCTATCGCTATCGCGACTACGTGATCGACTCCTTCAATCAAGACAAACCCTTTGATCAGTTTGTAGTCGAACAGTTGGCCGGCGACGAACTGCTAACGCCACCGCTGAAAAATTTGAATGCGGAGCAAACCGAAAAGCTGGTGGCGACCGGGTTTCTGCGAATGGCACCCGACGGCACGGGCATCGGCGGCGTGGACAAGGCGTTGGCCAGCAATGAAGTGATGGTCAAAACGATCGAGATTGTTTCGACGTCCTTGCTGGGCCTGACGGTCGGTTGTGCCCAGTGCCACAACCATCGTTACGACCCCATCACTCAAGAAGACTACTACGCTTTCCGGGCAATCTTTGAACCCGCCCTGAATCCTAAAAAATGGTCGCCGCCCGCCAAACGAAAAATCTCGCTGTACACCGACGCGGATCGAGCGAAGGCGGCGGAACTGGAAGTCGAAGCCAAAAAGATTTTGGCCCAACGCACGGTCAAACAAAACGAATTCATCGAAGCCACCGTGCAGCGAGAACTGGCCAAGCTGGATGAAGCCTTACGCGGCCCCCTGGCAGAAGCTCGCAAGACGCCCGCCAAAGACCGCACGGCGGAACAAAAACAATTGCTGAAAGAACATCCCAGTGTGAACGTCACGGCCGGATCGTTGTATCTGTATGACCGCAAGGCCGCCGACGCCCTGAAGAAGATGGCTGATCAAGCGGCGGCAGTGCGTGCCAAAAAACCGACCGAAGGTTTCGTCCGTGCCGTCTGGGAACCCCAAGATCAACCGCCTGCCGAGACGTTTGTGTTCTTTCGTGGCGATCACGAACAGCCCACCACGGTCGTGCCGCCTCGCGAGCTGACCGTGCTGGCGGCCAGCGATTCGCCGGACGTGCCTGTGGACGATGCCCAGCGGCCGACCAGCGGACGCCGACTGGCCTACGCGCGGTGGCTGACCAGCGGCCAGCATCCGTTGTTTGCCCGGGTGATCGTGAATCGCATTTGGATGCAGCATTTCGGCCGCGGCTTGGTTCCTACGCCCGCCGACTTTGGCGCCCTGGGCGTGGCCCCCACACACCCGCAGTTGCTGGACTGGTTGGCCGACGAATTTGCCGCCAATGGCTGGAGCGTCAAACATCTGCATCGCCTGATTGTGCTGTCCAATACCTATCGTCAGTCGTCGCAGCGTCATGCCGAAGGCGATCGCATCGATGCCGACAATCAGTTGTATTGGCGGATGCCGGTGCGTCGGTTGGACGCCGAGTCCTTGCGAGATACCGTGTTGGCGGTGGCGGGCGATTTGAACCTCAAAGCCGGCGGCCCCGCGGTACCGGTGATGGCTAATAAAGTCGGCCAGTTTGTGATCGGCAAAGAAAATCTGAACGCCGGACGTCCCGGCGCGGTGCTGCCGATGCATAACGAAGACTTGCGCCGGAGCGTGTTCGTGCAGGTTCGCCGCAGCCGTCCTTTAAGCGTGATGGCACCGTTTGATCTGCCGCGGATGGAACCGAACTGCACCTCCCGCAGTTCCTCCACCGTGTCGCCGCAATCCCTGATGCTGATGAACAGCCCCTTTGTGCTGGACGCGTCACAACGCTTCGCCCGTCGGTTGCAGCGGGAAGCAGGTGACTCGTTAGCGGATCAGATCACGCTGGCTTGGCAATTGGCGTTTTCCACCACACCGTCGGACGAACAAGTCACGCAGGCAGTGGCCTTCGTCGAAGCTCAAACCGTTCATTTTGCTGCCGACCCGCTGGTCGCTCCCAAAGGTCAGGCCGCCATGGAACCCGCCGTCGAAGCCATGACCAGCTTCTGTCAGGCGTTGTTCAGTTCGAATCATTTTTTATACGTCGACTAG
- a CDS encoding DUF1553 domain-containing protein has protein sequence MAAHPPPHLLAVLAAVLATFTFLAPPSLAAEPDAATAEANELFEKHVRPTLLEHCIRCHGDKKQQGGLRLDSREGWMTGGDSGPAIVPGQPDDSLFVQAIRYTDNNLEMPPKGVLPQTTIAAIEQWVRLGAADPRTLDASGEPSATSSGPPTVEQGRSFWAFQPVQTSMPPAVNDGDWPDTDIDRFVLAKLEQNGMTPAGDATRLDLVRRVYFDLIGLPPTPQQIEQFVNDPSPSAYADLVDRLLDSPQFGEHWGRHWLSVVRYAQSSGGGRTLLFPEAWRYRDYVIDSFNQDVPYDQFVREQLAGDLLEYDDWRDRRRKLIATAFLLLGPTNYELQDKDILEMDVVDEQLDTFGKSVLGMTIGCARCHDHKFDPIPTQDYYALAGIFKSTKAMIHSNVSQWNTVELPLDPKQAAERKERQAEIAEVRAELAVATKAWVDAGGMPDESKGKQVRSIDRKSLPGVVVDDDEAETIGEWMESTSQPGFVGRRYLHDSAAEPGKKRVIYRPQLPRSGRYQVQLSYAAGPNRSTRAQVQIRHRDGESTVKVNQRKTPELDGKLSLLGTFAFDVDGENPPQVTISNQGPQDGVVIADAVVFISVTTKDTQPVAEQPVDPLAEAEGKAAEAALAKLKKRVDTLTGELKALEKSLPTAPKVMATADDPDAGDIPIAIRGVVHNAGPMTPRGTLQVASHEPFASIPAGQSGRRELADWTCDPRNPLTSRVIVNRIWQWTIGRGLVSTVDNFGSMGQTPTHPELLDYLAASFVENQWSIKTLIRKILLSRTYRLQTLSSAQTDPTDPHNQWLSHAHRKRLHAEQIRDALLAISGKLDATQAGPNLREGTRSEYGYKFTSTRRSVYVPVFRNRLPELFEVFDFPDPNIQSGSRNVSTIASQALLLMNHPLVIEQSQTAAERLLQRDLDDDPARIRFAYRQVLGRPPNEDELAIMFDFIDGQQDSGQRQAAWTLMYQTLFQSIDFRHLN, from the coding sequence ATGGCCGCTCACCCCCCTCCCCACCTCCTGGCAGTTCTCGCTGCCGTGCTGGCAACATTCACGTTCCTGGCACCGCCCAGCCTCGCCGCAGAGCCTGACGCTGCGACAGCGGAGGCGAATGAACTGTTCGAAAAACACGTTCGTCCAACTCTGTTGGAACATTGCATTCGTTGCCATGGCGATAAGAAACAGCAGGGCGGGCTGCGGTTGGATTCGCGTGAAGGCTGGATGACGGGCGGGGATTCCGGTCCGGCCATCGTGCCCGGCCAGCCCGACGACAGCTTGTTCGTGCAAGCCATCCGCTACACCGACAACAACTTGGAAATGCCGCCCAAGGGAGTGTTGCCACAAACGACCATCGCGGCGATCGAACAATGGGTGCGGTTGGGCGCTGCCGACCCGCGCACATTGGACGCAAGTGGCGAACCGTCCGCGACGTCGTCGGGTCCGCCCACGGTCGAACAAGGGCGATCGTTCTGGGCTTTCCAGCCGGTTCAGACCTCGATGCCGCCAGCGGTGAACGACGGCGATTGGCCCGACACGGATATCGACCGTTTTGTGTTGGCCAAGCTGGAACAAAACGGCATGACGCCCGCTGGTGATGCCACGCGTCTGGATTTGGTTCGCCGTGTTTATTTTGATCTGATCGGCCTGCCTCCCACGCCGCAACAAATCGAACAATTCGTCAACGACCCCTCGCCCTCAGCCTATGCCGATCTGGTCGACCGCCTGTTGGACTCGCCGCAGTTCGGGGAGCACTGGGGACGACACTGGTTAAGCGTCGTGCGTTACGCACAGTCCAGTGGCGGTGGCCGCACGCTGTTGTTCCCGGAAGCCTGGCGGTATCGCGACTACGTCATCGATAGCTTTAATCAAGACGTTCCCTACGACCAATTTGTCCGCGAGCAGTTGGCCGGAGACCTGTTGGAGTACGACGACTGGCGCGACCGACGGCGGAAGTTAATCGCCACGGCGTTTCTGTTGCTGGGGCCGACCAACTACGAACTGCAGGACAAAGACATTCTGGAGATGGACGTCGTCGATGAACAGCTCGACACGTTCGGCAAAAGCGTGCTGGGCATGACGATCGGCTGTGCGCGATGTCACGATCACAAGTTTGATCCGATCCCCACCCAGGACTATTACGCTTTGGCGGGCATTTTCAAAAGCACCAAAGCCATGATCCACAGCAATGTGTCGCAGTGGAATACGGTTGAACTGCCGTTGGATCCAAAGCAAGCCGCAGAGCGGAAGGAACGCCAAGCCGAAATCGCGGAGGTCCGCGCGGAATTGGCCGTAGCTACCAAAGCGTGGGTGGACGCCGGCGGTATGCCCGATGAGTCGAAGGGCAAGCAAGTGCGGTCGATCGATCGCAAGTCCCTTCCGGGGGTCGTGGTGGACGATGACGAAGCGGAAACCATCGGTGAGTGGATGGAATCGACTTCGCAGCCCGGTTTTGTGGGACGACGTTACCTGCATGATTCGGCGGCCGAACCGGGCAAGAAACGCGTGATTTATCGTCCGCAACTGCCGCGTTCGGGACGCTACCAGGTTCAGCTCAGCTACGCCGCCGGCCCCAACCGTTCCACTCGGGCCCAGGTTCAGATACGGCACCGCGATGGTGAATCAACCGTGAAGGTCAATCAACGCAAAACACCGGAGCTGGACGGCAAGCTGTCTTTGCTGGGCACGTTTGCGTTTGACGTCGACGGCGAAAATCCTCCCCAAGTCACGATCTCGAATCAAGGCCCACAAGATGGTGTGGTGATCGCCGATGCGGTGGTGTTTATTTCGGTTACTACCAAAGACACCCAACCGGTGGCAGAACAGCCTGTCGACCCGCTGGCCGAGGCGGAAGGCAAAGCCGCGGAGGCCGCACTGGCAAAACTCAAGAAACGTGTCGACACGTTGACGGGGGAATTGAAAGCCTTGGAGAAATCGTTGCCGACGGCGCCCAAGGTGATGGCAACGGCCGACGATCCGGATGCCGGCGACATTCCCATTGCGATTCGCGGAGTGGTTCACAACGCCGGACCGATGACCCCGCGAGGCACCCTGCAAGTCGCTTCGCATGAACCCTTTGCCTCGATCCCCGCAGGCCAGAGCGGCCGCCGCGAACTGGCCGACTGGACCTGTGATCCCCGCAACCCACTGACCTCCCGCGTGATCGTTAATCGCATCTGGCAATGGACCATCGGTCGCGGTTTGGTGTCCACAGTGGACAATTTTGGCTCCATGGGACAGACGCCCACGCATCCGGAGCTGCTGGACTATCTGGCGGCGTCGTTTGTCGAAAACCAATGGTCGATCAAGACGCTGATTCGTAAGATCCTGCTGTCGCGGACGTATCGGTTGCAGACGCTGTCCAGCGCACAGACCGACCCCACCGATCCCCACAATCAGTGGCTCTCCCATGCCCACCGCAAACGACTGCACGCCGAGCAAATTCGCGACGCGTTGTTGGCCATCAGTGGCAAATTGGATGCTACTCAAGCGGGCCCGAACCTGAGGGAAGGCACGCGTTCGGAGTACGGCTACAAATTCACCAGCACGCGGCGGAGCGTGTATGTGCCGGTGTTTCGCAATCGCTTGCCGGAACTGTTCGAAGTGTTTGATTTTCCCGATCCGAATATTCAAAGCGGATCGCGAAACGTCAGCACGATCGCTTCGCAGGCACTATTGTTGATGAATCATCCCTTGGTGATCGAACAATCGCAAACGGCCGCCGAGCGGTTGCTGCAGCGAGACCTGGACGATGATCCCGCACGAATTCGCTTTGCTTATCGGCAGGTTCTGGGCCGGCCGCCGAACGAGGACGAGCTGGCCATCATGTTCGACTTCATCGACGGCCAGCAGGACAGTGGCCAGCGACAAGCGGCTTGGACGCTGATGTACCAGACGTTATTCCAAAGCATCGACTTTCGACATTTGAACTAG
- a CDS encoding DUF1501 domain-containing protein — protein MLPTPVSRRQALKSLGCGFGYLSAAALANRQAVASQPAPSAVDNPLQAKVPHLVPRAKRVIFLFMQGGPSHVDTFDYKPLLAKHDGEARAFDDARVLAKTKQITKHRVFQSPWKFKQYGQCGQSVSELFPHIGSCVDDLCFLKGMHTDGVAHGPSTLFLHTGSINLIRPSVGSWVLYGLGSENENLPGFVTLQPSMGNGGPRNYGNAFLPAHYQGTAVGRAGVAASQAQIRNLSNPLLSPAEQRKQFELLRQVNSLQLARNAGDQELEAVIQSYELAWRMQHNAPDRLDISDEPEHIQRMYGIGEKGTDDFGQQCLMARRLAESGVRYIQVNYGDNTNNPRWDQHSNLPRHADHAFNTDKPVAGLLKDLKQRGLLEDTLVWWGGEFGRTPYAQANGTGRDHNPYGFTIFLAGGGVKAGYSYGETDEFGHHAIQGKVHMHDWHATLLHLMGLDHERLTFMHNGRPFRLTDVHGEVVKEIFA, from the coding sequence ATGCTGCCCACTCCTGTCAGTCGACGCCAAGCCCTGAAGTCCTTAGGGTGCGGGTTTGGCTATCTGTCGGCCGCCGCGTTGGCAAACCGGCAAGCGGTCGCCAGCCAACCGGCTCCGTCCGCGGTCGACAACCCGCTGCAAGCGAAAGTGCCGCACTTGGTGCCACGCGCCAAACGCGTGATCTTTCTGTTTATGCAGGGCGGCCCCAGTCACGTCGATACGTTCGACTACAAGCCACTGCTGGCCAAGCATGACGGCGAAGCCAGGGCGTTTGACGATGCCCGGGTGCTGGCGAAAACCAAACAGATCACCAAACACCGTGTGTTCCAATCGCCTTGGAAGTTCAAACAATACGGACAATGTGGCCAGTCGGTGTCGGAATTGTTTCCGCATATCGGCAGCTGTGTTGATGACTTATGTTTCCTGAAAGGCATGCATACCGACGGCGTTGCGCATGGGCCTTCGACCCTGTTCCTGCATACCGGATCGATCAACCTGATACGACCATCGGTCGGCTCCTGGGTGTTGTATGGGCTGGGCAGCGAGAACGAAAACCTGCCGGGGTTCGTCACCCTGCAGCCTTCGATGGGCAACGGTGGCCCGCGAAACTATGGCAATGCCTTTCTGCCGGCACATTATCAAGGCACCGCGGTGGGGCGGGCCGGCGTGGCCGCTTCGCAAGCTCAGATCCGCAACCTCAGCAATCCCCTGTTAAGTCCCGCCGAGCAACGGAAGCAGTTTGAACTATTGCGTCAGGTCAACTCGCTGCAGCTGGCCCGCAACGCTGGCGACCAGGAACTGGAAGCTGTCATCCAGTCCTACGAGCTGGCTTGGCGAATGCAACACAACGCGCCCGACCGGTTGGATATCTCCGATGAACCGGAACACATCCAACGCATGTACGGGATCGGCGAAAAAGGCACCGACGATTTTGGACAGCAATGCTTGATGGCTCGTCGCCTGGCCGAATCCGGCGTGCGATACATCCAGGTCAACTACGGCGACAACACCAACAATCCGCGTTGGGACCAGCACTCCAATCTACCGCGGCACGCCGATCACGCGTTTAACACCGATAAACCAGTAGCCGGTTTGCTGAAGGATCTGAAACAACGCGGCTTGCTGGAGGATACCCTGGTCTGGTGGGGCGGTGAGTTCGGCCGGACGCCCTATGCGCAAGCCAACGGCACCGGACGCGATCACAATCCCTACGGGTTTACCATCTTCCTGGCCGGAGGGGGCGTCAAAGCTGGGTACAGCTATGGCGAAACCGATGAGTTCGGTCATCATGCCATCCAGGGCAAGGTCCACATGCACGACTGGCACGCCACTTTGCTGCATCTGATGGGATTGGATCACGAGCGGCTGACGTTCATGCACAACGGTCGCCCCTTCCGACTGACCGACGTCCACGGCGAAGTGGTCAAGGAAATCTTCGCCTAG